Sequence from the Pirellulales bacterium genome:
TGGGCGCCGACATTGCTTCGCCCAGCTCGACGGCGGCGTTCTTGATCACCACCTTGTCGCGCTCCTTGACCGACGTTTCGAACAAGATGCGCTTGTCCGACTGTTTCCACATCCGCGTCACGAGCGTTTCGCCTGGAAAAACAACGCCTGTAAAGCGCACCTTGATATTGCGGAAGCGGCGCGGATCGCCTTCGCCAAAAGCCTTCAGCACATGGCGCCCGGCATAGCCGAACGTACACAAGCCGTGCAGGATCGGCCGGTCGAAGCCGAAGGCCTTCGCGAACGCGGGGTCGACGTGCAGCGGATTCCAATCGCCGGAAAGGCGATACAGAAGCGCCTGCGAATCGGATGTCTTCTCTTCGATGATCGCGTCAGGCTCGCGGGCCGGCGGAACGTTCACCTCGCCCGACGGCCCGCGCTCGCCTCCCCAGCCGCCGCAGCCGCGCAGGAAGGACGTCATTTCGTTGTACGCGATCTCCTGGCCTGCCTCGTCGAAGCTGCGCACCTCGACGATCGCGATGGCATGCTCGCCTTTGTCGTAAGCATCGCGCAATTTGATCTTGTGCTTGAGCGTGGCATTGATGGGCAGCGGCCGCCGGAGCTCGACGTATTGCTCGCCGTGCAGGATGCGATCGAACCCCACGTTCAAGCCCGGCAGGCTCGCGCCTTCCTTGGCCAACTGCAGCATGGCGTTGGCCGCGGGAAGGGCCGCGTAGGTCGGCAGTGCCTGGAAGTTTTCGCTTCCCTCGTTGAGAAACGTCAGCTCCGCCGGATCGAGAGGATTCGCACCGGCGCCGACGCCCAAGGCGTAGAGTGCCAGGTCACGCTCCGTGTAAGCGGCCTCGTATTCCACGGGCGGTTGCGATGCCGCGGCGTCGAGGTCGATAAATTCATTGCCGCCGCGGCGCGGCTGTGTCATGTGCTCCAAAAGCGCCGCCATCGACGCGGTCACGTCGTTGGGATGCGTAGCCTCTGCAAAATCGCAAATCTTCGACCACTGGTTCGCAATCTGCTCGGGTCGTAGTTCAGCGTCGTGGCGGAAGGCATGCCCCACGGAGCGTTCCCAGCGCAGCCTGGTAATGCATCCGGCCCCCAGCTCGAACAGGCCGCCGCTCTCTTTGCATGATTCGTGGCACAGCCACAGCACCAGCGGTGAGATCAGCTCCGGCTTCAAGCTATCGAACAATTCCTTCGGCAGCACGGATTCTGTCAATCGCGAGGCAGCGACCGGCGCGATTGTGTTCACCAGAACATTCTTGGAGCGCCCCTCGACGGCCAACGTGTTCGACAGGCCGAGCAGCCCGAGTTTCATGGCCGAGTAGTTGGCCTGGCCGAAGTTGCCGTAAATGCCCGCGGCCGAGCTGGTCATAATCACGCGCCCGTATTGCTTCTCGCGCATGATCGGCCAGGCGGCGTGCGTGACGCGGAAAGCCCCGTTCAGGTGTACGCGGTAAATCAGGTCCCAGTCTTCGGCGGTCATTTTGTGGAAACTTGAATCGCGCAAGATGCCGGCGTTGTTCACCACGATGTCGACCGTGCCAAAGGCGTCGAGCGCGGTCTGCACGATGCGCTCGCCCTCCTCGACCGAATCATGATTGGCAACCGCCTCGCCGCCGAGCGCTCGGATCTCGGCCACCACTGC
This genomic interval carries:
- a CDS encoding SDR family NAD(P)-dependent oxidoreductase, with translation MAEQLRFDGRVVIVTGAGNGLGRSHALMFGARGAKVVVNDLGGGAHGDGHSAGPADAVVAEIRALGGEAVANHDSVEEGERIVQTALDAFGTVDIVVNNAGILRDSSFHKMTAEDWDLIYRVHLNGAFRVTHAAWPIMREKQYGRVIMTSSAAGIYGNFGQANYSAMKLGLLGLSNTLAVEGRSKNVLVNTIAPVAASRLTESVLPKELFDSLKPELISPLVLWLCHESCKESGGLFELGAGCITRLRWERSVGHAFRHDAELRPEQIANQWSKICDFAEATHPNDVTASMAALLEHMTQPRRGGNEFIDLDAAASQPPVEYEAAYTERDLALYALGVGAGANPLDPAELTFLNEGSENFQALPTYAALPAANAMLQLAKEGASLPGLNVGFDRILHGEQYVELRRPLPINATLKHKIKLRDAYDKGEHAIAIVEVRSFDEAGQEIAYNEMTSFLRGCGGWGGERGPSGEVNVPPAREPDAIIEEKTSDSQALLYRLSGDWNPLHVDPAFAKAFGFDRPILHGLCTFGYAGRHVLKAFGEGDPRRFRNIKVRFTGVVFPGETLVTRMWKQSDKRILFETSVKERDKVVIKNAAVELGEAMSAPTPVAATVAAPAAASMTAAAGPATVTSADVFRAIGTYVSQTPDVVSRANVVLEFRLSKPDSVWTLDLKNSPGSVTAAPAAQPDATLACSEEDFVGMCLGTTDSMKLFMSGKLKITGNMAAAQKLEFFKKLDPSLVQDAMNARLGLTNGETTSAPRREKSAQAPSIFRRVAARFEKERYPPPAAAGQVVVFKVQEPEATWHIDFRGPSPAVSESDSAEPSAVIRITDEDLVALAAGAASPQDLFQRGRLRVDGNVRLAHDLDFLVGTSNA